From a region of the Halanaerobium hydrogeniformans genome:
- a CDS encoding SDR family NAD(P)-dependent oxidoreductase: MSEFTSVEGKVAIVNGCAQGIGAGAARKLAEEGCIVVMGDIKPKVKDTFEEIKKDNPGLKGFAKVVDVSKEEEVKAIVEETIEKYGKLDIMFNNAGIHIETGNVWETPEETIDKILAVNFKGMFFGCKHAAKQMKKQESGTIVNTGSFFGKVGHAESATYGASKGAVHTMTQSLSLEMAPYNVNVNALCPGLAASEMHWAFVEADAEKRGITFEEMKEVELEEIPLSRYGYGKDMAGAIVWLASEAGSYVTGQLINVNGGLDFS, translated from the coding sequence ATGAGTGAATTTACAAGTGTTGAAGGTAAAGTTGCAATTGTTAATGGTTGTGCACAGGGTATTGGTGCTGGAGCAGCAAGAAAACTGGCAGAAGAAGGTTGTATTGTTGTAATGGGTGATATTAAACCTAAGGTAAAAGATACATTTGAAGAAATTAAAAAAGATAACCCAGGTTTAAAAGGATTTGCTAAAGTCGTCGATGTATCTAAAGAAGAAGAAGTAAAAGCGATCGTAGAAGAAACAATTGAAAAATATGGAAAACTAGATATCATGTTTAATAATGCTGGAATTCATATCGAAACAGGTAATGTCTGGGAAACTCCGGAAGAAACAATTGATAAAATTTTAGCAGTTAATTTTAAAGGTATGTTCTTTGGTTGTAAACATGCTGCAAAACAGATGAAAAAACAGGAAAGTGGTACTATTGTTAATACAGGCTCTTTCTTCGGTAAAGTAGGACATGCTGAATCAGCTACTTATGGTGCTTCAAAAGGTGCAGTTCATACAATGACCCAGTCACTTTCATTAGAAATGGCTCCATACAATGTTAATGTTAATGCTTTATGTCCTGGTTTAGCAGCTTCAGAAATGCACTGGGCATTTGTTGAAGCAGATGCAGAAAAAAGAGGTATCACTTTTGAAGAAATGAAAGAGGTAGAATTAGAAGAAATTCCTTTAAGTAGATATGGTTATGGTAAAGATATGGCTGGAGCAATTGTTTGGTTAGCCAGTGAAGCAGGATCTTATGTAACTGGACAATTAATTAATGTTAATGGTGGCTTAGACTTTTCATAA
- a CDS encoding sugar phosphate isomerase/epimerase family protein, translated as MDNKIGICHWSLPMEGPLGCRLAAIIGLDGIQLDIGHSSRGFMLSRDFVQDAYLALGAKYGISFPSITIRELDEVAMTDPEGTESRELMNEALIKTIDAAEAMNIPIVMVPSFVESEITNEEEFQEAVSYLQYGCDYAQGKRITIATENTLSVAEIKRLIKEVDRDNIKLYFDSQNHFLHKDYNIAEILEELIDYVCQVHLKDGKDKDLSGALLGEGDTGFYETMEVLKKHNYSGWLVFENYYDRKPLSLENDNPVELIKKDLQTVKEV; from the coding sequence ATGGATAACAAAATTGGTATTTGCCATTGGTCTTTGCCAATGGAAGGACCATTGGGCTGCAGATTAGCAGCAATAATAGGTTTAGACGGAATACAGTTAGATATCGGACACAGTTCTCGAGGTTTTATGCTTTCCCGTGATTTTGTTCAGGATGCTTATCTGGCTTTAGGTGCAAAATATGGTATTTCATTTCCTTCAATAACAATTAGAGAATTGGATGAAGTTGCAATGACAGATCCAGAAGGAACAGAATCCAGGGAATTGATGAATGAAGCCTTAATTAAAACTATTGATGCAGCAGAAGCGATGAACATACCAATAGTAATGGTGCCAAGTTTTGTAGAAAGTGAAATTACCAATGAAGAAGAATTTCAAGAAGCTGTCAGTTATCTTCAGTATGGTTGTGATTATGCTCAGGGAAAAAGAATAACAATAGCAACTGAAAACACACTTTCTGTTGCAGAGATAAAAAGATTAATCAAAGAAGTTGATAGAGATAATATTAAATTATATTTCGATTCCCAGAATCATTTTTTGCATAAAGACTATAATATTGCAGAAATTCTAGAAGAATTAATTGATTATGTTTGTCAGGTACATCTTAAAGATGGTAAGGATAAAGATTTAAGTGGTGCCTTATTGGGTGAAGGTGATACAGGCTTTTATGAAACGATGGAAGTTCTTAAAAAACATAACTATTCAGGTTGGTTAGTTTTTGAAAATTATTATGACCGTAAACCTCTCAGTCTTGAAAATGATAATCCTGTAGAACTTATTAAAAAAGATCTACAGACAGTAAAAGAGGTTTAA
- the iolG gene encoding inositol 2-dehydrogenase, producing MKKTFKSDKEKIKVAVLGMGRQGQIHSKNIAYKIPEAELVCVSDISIERAEKVGIEGVELYDDYKEILERDDVEAVVIATSTDTHEQIIKETARAGKDIFCEKPIALSLEAIDEVLDIVDENGVKFMVGFNRRFDPTFMRVKEHLSNGNIGEPHIVNITSRDPKPPHLEYLKVCGGIFFDTSVHDFDMARFLSEEEITEVYATGSVLVDERIGELGDLDTTMITLKFANGAVGSINNSRKTGYSYDQRVELFGSNGCAIGNNERPNRVELTDPEGTHKDVPLYFNIERYPEAFFGEVNAFIQAVYNDEEPPVTGKDGRTAVVLSIAAQKSYEENRPVKVSEIG from the coding sequence ATGAAAAAAACTTTTAAAAGTGATAAAGAAAAAATTAAAGTTGCTGTTTTGGGGATGGGGAGACAGGGCCAGATTCATTCCAAAAATATAGCTTATAAAATTCCAGAAGCTGAGTTAGTCTGTGTCTCTGATATCTCCATAGAAAGAGCAGAAAAAGTTGGGATTGAAGGTGTAGAACTTTATGATGATTATAAAGAAATACTTGAACGCGATGATGTTGAAGCTGTAGTAATAGCAACCTCTACTGATACACACGAACAGATAATTAAAGAAACAGCTAGAGCAGGGAAAGATATTTTTTGTGAAAAACCTATTGCATTATCTCTTGAAGCTATAGATGAAGTTTTAGATATTGTAGATGAAAATGGAGTAAAATTCATGGTAGGTTTTAACAGACGTTTTGATCCAACATTTATGAGAGTTAAAGAACACCTAAGTAATGGTAATATTGGAGAACCACATATTGTAAATATTACCAGTAGGGATCCTAAGCCACCTCATTTGGAATATTTAAAAGTATGTGGAGGAATATTTTTTGATACCTCTGTTCATGACTTTGATATGGCTCGTTTTCTATCTGAAGAAGAGATTACAGAAGTTTATGCCACAGGTAGTGTTTTAGTTGATGAAAGAATCGGTGAACTTGGTGATTTAGATACAACTATGATCACCCTAAAATTTGCCAATGGAGCTGTTGGCTCTATCAATAATTCCAGAAAAACTGGTTACAGCTATGATCAAAGAGTAGAGTTATTTGGATCAAATGGTTGTGCAATCGGAAATAATGAGAGACCAAATAGAGTGGAATTAACAGATCCTGAAGGGACCCATAAAGATGTTCCACTTTATTTTAATATAGAGAGATATCCAGAAGCTTTTTTTGGAGAAGTAAATGCATTTATCCAGGCAGTATACAATGACGAAGAACCTCCTGTAACAGGTAAAGATGGAAGAACAGCGGTAGTTTTATCAATTGCTGCCCAAAAATCTTATGAAGAAAATAGACCTGTTAAAGTTTCAGAAATTGGATAA